CCGCGAATAGAGCCTTCAATCAGCGCGTCAGGAGATCCTACCCCCATTAAGTATCTAGGTTTGTTCGTTGGAAGCAGCGGTGTGGTGTAATCCAATACCTCATACATCAGGTGCTTGGGCTCGCCTACACTAAGTCCACCAATAGCATACCCCGGGAAATCAATGGAAGTCAACTGCTTCGCACTTTCTTCCCTTAAGTCCCGGTACATTCCTCCTTGAACAATTCCGAATAAAGCCTGGTCTTCAGGACGTTTATGGGCCTGCAGACAGCGTTCAGCCCACCGGGTTGTGCGTTCCATGGACTGTTTAACATACTCGTAATCAGCTGGGTAAGGGGCGCATTCATCAAAAGCCATCATAATGTCTGAACCGAGGGCATTTTGAATTTCCATTGCTTTTTCAGGGGAAATAAACAGCTTATCTCCATTCAAATGGGAACGGAAAGCAACTCCCTCTTCGGTTATTTTTCGGATATCACTCAAGCTGAAAACCTGAAATCCACCACTATCAGTTAATATGGGACGGTCCCAATTCATAAATTTGTGCAGTCCCCCTGCTGCCTTCACGATATCATGTCCTGGCCGAAGAAAGAGGTGGTATGTGTTACTAAGTATAATTTGTGCGTTCATTTCTTTTAATTCTTCCGGACTCATCGTTTTTACGGTCGCCAAAGTTCCCACAGGCATAAAAATGGGGGTTTCAATAACTCCATGTGGAGTATGAACCCGTCCAAGCCGGGCTCCGGACTGTTTGCATGTTTTAATATGCTCATATTTGACTGCTGGCAATAATCTCACTTCCTACTCTGATTGGAATATATAAACATGGCGTCTCCAAAACTGAAAAACCGGTAACGGTTTTTGACAGCTTCCGCATAAGCATGCAGGATATACTTTCTTGAAGCCAAAGCACTGACCAGCATCAGCAAGGTCGATTTAGGCAAATGAAAATTTGTCAATAATCCATCCACTGCCCGAAACTCGTACCCCGGATATATAAAAATGCTGGTCCATCCGCTGCATGCGTGGAGAAGCGTTCTTCCTTCCCCATCGATATATCCCTGGGAATGGCTTAATCCCGCGGCGGTTTCCAAAGTACGTGCCGAGGTAGTGCCCACTGCAATAACCCGCCCCCCTGAGCACGGGTTTCATTCACCAAACGGGCTGTTTCTTCGGAAAGAATGTAATATTCCGCATGTATATTATGATCTTCTACCCGGTCAACCGATACCGGACGGAAAGTACCGAGTCCGACATGAAGGGTAATAAAGGCGATGCGTACTCCTTGACCCCTTAGCCCCTCCAGAAATTCCTCCGTAAAGTGGAGCCCTGCCGTTGGGGCCGCCGCAGACCCGGCATGTTTTGCAAAAACCGTTTGGTATCTTTCTCTGTCATTCAACTGTTCTTTTATATACGGCGGCAGAGGCATTTCTCCCAGTCTATCGAGAATTTCATTAAATATACCCCGGTAAGAAAACCGGACTATTCTTGCCCCCATCTCCCCTTCTTCTTCAACAATTGCAGACAAAACCGGCTCATCGGCTTCTGCTTGGGTACCAAATACAAGTTCCGCTCCTGTCTTTATTTTTTTACCCGGGCGGACAAGGGCTTCCCAGCGATTGTCACCTAGGTCTTTCAGAAGAAGAAGTTCTACTTTGGCCCCTGTATCTTTTTTTAAACCAAAAAGCCGGGCTGGAATTACCCGTGTATCGTTCAGTACGAG
This Paenibacillus larvae subsp. larvae DNA region includes the following protein-coding sequences:
- the tgt gene encoding tRNA guanosine(34) transglycosylase Tgt, producing the protein MPAVKYEHIKTCKQSGARLGRVHTPHGVIETPIFMPVGTLATVKTMSPEELKEMNAQIILSNTYHLFLRPGHDIVKAAGGLHKFMNWDRPILTDSGGFQVFSLSDIRKITEEGVAFRSHLNGDKLFISPEKAMEIQNALGSDIMMAFDECAPYPADYEYVKQSMERTTRWAERCLQAHKRPEDQALFGIVQGGMYRDLREESAKQLTSIDFPGYAIGGLSVGEPKHLMYEVLDYTTPLLPTNKPRYLMGVGSPDALIEGSIRGVDMFDCVLPTRIARNGTVMTSSGRLVVRNAKYAEDFGPLDPECSCYTCKHYSRAYIRHLIKADETFGIRLTTYHNLHFLLDLMRQVREAIREDRLLDFRDEFFAKYGLFDNEKGF